Proteins co-encoded in one Nicotiana sylvestris chromosome 7, ASM39365v2, whole genome shotgun sequence genomic window:
- the LOC138873554 gene encoding uncharacterized protein — MTGNGGRPVLEAARPNLANMTQAIVKPDITGLSHEDPQRHIQNFLEIADTYNYPNVSKDYVRITLFPFSLLGEAKEWLQKEPANSIHTWDDLTKKFLIKFFPTKKTKSLRSQILGFLQRDGEGEPRRAMKQKAAGVLELDDFSAMRVDITKLTNQINRMTMNQTQQMQHVQQMSICCEMCGDNHTSDMCPMNPESIYYVGQQNRGPMNQQAQYGNTYKANWRNHPNFSWGGNQSNQNQYRPQGNFNQPQRPPQQVEESTNDLVKKLLHGNQQLRTDFRNLERQMGQLGANQNTRLVGALPSDTEKNPQVSAITLRTGRELEEVPKKRKGKPIPEGELIPKVT; from the exons ATGACAGGTAATGGAGGGCGTCCGGTGCTAGAAGCTGCAAGGCcaaatcttgctaatatgactcaggctattgtgaagcctgatatcactg gtctatctcatgaagacccacagaggcacattcagaatttttTGGAAATCGCAGATACTTACAACTATCCAAATGTTTCTAAGGACTATGTCAGGATAAccttgtttcctttttcattgttgggggaagctaaagaatggttgcagaaggagcctgctaattcaatccatacttgggatgatttaacaaagaaatttttaatcaagtttttccccactaaaAAGACAAAGTCTTTGCGGAGCCAAATTCTTGGGTTTCTACAACGGGATG GTGAgggagaaccaaggagagcaatgaaacagaaagcagcaGGGGTACTAGAACTTGATGATTTTTCAGCCATGAGAGTAGATATAACAAAATTGACAAATCAAATAAATAGAATGACAATGAACCAGACACAACAAATGCAACATGTTCAACAAATGTCgatttgttgtgaaatgtgtggtgacaatcacacaagtgacatgtgcccaatgaatcctgaatctatttattatgtgggaCAACAAAACAGAGGTCCGATGAACCAACAGGCACAATACGGGAACACTTATAAAGCAAATTGGAGaaatcatcctaatttctcttggggtggaaatcaatcGAATCAAaatcaatatagaccccaaggaaattttaatcaacctcaaagGCCACCCCAGCAGGTagaagaaagtacaaatgatttggtgaagaaattgttgcatggcaatcaacaactcagaactgatttcagaaatcttgaaaggcaaatgggacaGCTAGGTGCAAATCAAAACACTAGACTTGTAGGTGCTCTTCCAAGCGATACAGAGAAAAATCCgcaagttagtgcaattacacttagaactggaagggaattagaagaagttccaaagaagagaaaaggCAAGCCTATAcctgagggtgaattgattcccaaagTAACATAG